A single window of [Chlorobium] sp. 445 DNA harbors:
- a CDS encoding short-chain dehydrogenase codes for MSVILITGAGKGIGRHLALEFAQRKCTDFEPKLLLVSRTHADLETLQHECHQHHVEAEICVADIARLSDIENIYTCAIKRFGKIDCLVNNAGVGRFKNILELTEEDFDYTIDINLKGTFFLTQKVFEDMQRRRSGHIIFITSVAAETPFEQSAIYCMSKFGQKGLVEVLRLYARKCNVRVTNIMPGAVYTPMWGEDAQKFQPRMMMPEDVAKLVVEAYLQPERTSVEEIVLRPIAGDL; via the coding sequence ATGTCCGTCATTCTCATCACTGGCGCAGGTAAAGGGATTGGGCGCCATCTTGCTCTTGAATTTGCACAGCGCAAGTGCACTGACTTTGAGCCTAAGTTGTTGCTTGTCTCCCGCACCCACGCCGATTTAGAAACGCTTCAACACGAGTGCCACCAGCATCATGTGGAAGCAGAAATTTGTGTCGCTGATATTGCCCGCCTCTCTGACATTGAAAACATCTACACGTGTGCCATCAAGCGTTTCGGCAAGATTGACTGCCTCGTCAACAATGCAGGTGTGGGGCGCTTCAAGAACATCTTAGAGCTCACCGAAGAGGACTTTGACTACACCATAGACATTAACCTAAAAGGCACATTTTTCCTGACTCAGAAGGTCTTTGAAGACATGCAACGTCGCCGTAGTGGGCATATCATTTTCATAACCTCTGTGGCAGCAGAGACCCCCTTTGAGCAAAGTGCAATTTACTGCATGTCAAAGTTTGGTCAGAAAGGCTTGGTAGAAGTCCTCCGACTTTATGCGCGCAAATGCAATGTGCGTGTAACCAACATCATGCCCGGCGCGGTCTATACGCCAATGTGGGGCGAAGATGCTCAAAAATTCCAACCACGCATGATGATGCCTGAAGATGTTGCAAAACTTGTCGTGGAGGCATACTTGCAGCCCGAGCGCACCAGCGTTGAGGAAATTGTCTTACGACCTATCGCAGGAGATTTGTGA